Proteins encoded by one window of Cyanobium sp. NS01:
- a CDS encoding phycobiliprotein lyase, whose product MTDAIADALGFFRLSCGRWRSQRSSHHLLHRRAEAGGSWIEVVELAADDPRLIAIAALHGQPSGGLVGGCRVTWNASMAWDQAGEAHEGESVFGLIPTDAAGRQGLLLRDRGYAETAPVAGHFAMDERDGLLLTTSYETMNSLERFSFAGPNVRLRTSTVEGLSNTASFCVETRILADPRPAATAGKERLNAGQSLSPLGW is encoded by the coding sequence GTGACTGACGCCATCGCCGATGCCCTCGGCTTCTTTCGGCTGAGCTGCGGCCGCTGGCGCTCCCAGCGCAGCAGCCACCACCTGCTCCATCGCCGGGCGGAGGCGGGCGGCTCCTGGATCGAGGTGGTGGAACTCGCCGCTGACGATCCGCGCCTGATCGCCATCGCCGCGTTGCACGGCCAGCCCTCCGGCGGGCTGGTGGGGGGCTGCCGCGTCACCTGGAACGCCTCGATGGCCTGGGACCAGGCCGGCGAGGCCCATGAGGGTGAGAGCGTCTTCGGGCTGATCCCCACCGATGCGGCAGGCCGCCAGGGGCTGCTGCTGCGCGACAGGGGTTACGCCGAAACGGCTCCCGTGGCCGGCCACTTCGCCATGGATGAGCGCGATGGGCTGCTGCTCACCACCAGCTACGAGACGATGAACAGCCTGGAGCGCTTCAGCTTTGCCGGTCCCAACGTGCGGCTGCGCACCAGCACCGTGGAAGGCCTCTCCAACACCGCGTCGTTCTGTGTGGAAACCAGGATCCTGGCTGATCCCCGGCCCGCCGCCACGGCGGGCAAGGAGCGCCTCAACGCCGGCCAGAGCCTCTCACCGCTGGGCTGGTAA
- a CDS encoding EamA family transporter: MVIGVAAALWAALGWTLASSLWRRLPPSLGAARLNLLKNLLALALLAVPLALVVGAPGLSALPGTGLALLAASGVLGIAAGDSLFFAALRRLGTRRTLTVEAGGPALTAAAAALLLGEALGPQQWAGIGLISVALVLVARQGSPAAVGAAGPPAAAGLLLAAAAMVCGSAGALLARAALQGGAISPLAATGLRLAAASLVMLPLLPGLVGRWRRPAGACARSTGSMRSLWGLVLLATLLGTVGGIALQQVALSRLPAGLAVSLLATAPVMAVLLAPLEGDRPLLSGWLAALAALAGVVLLVS; the protein is encoded by the coding sequence GTGGTGATCGGCGTGGCGGCGGCGCTTTGGGCCGCCCTCGGCTGGACCCTCGCCAGCAGTCTGTGGCGACGGCTCCCCCCCTCCCTGGGGGCGGCGCGGCTGAACCTGCTCAAGAACCTGCTGGCCCTGGCCCTGCTGGCCGTGCCCCTGGCCCTGGTGGTGGGCGCCCCCGGGCTCTCCGCCCTGCCCGGCACAGGCCTGGCCCTGCTGGCCGCCAGTGGGGTGCTGGGCATCGCGGCGGGCGACAGCCTCTTTTTCGCGGCTCTGCGGCGCCTGGGCACCCGCCGCACCCTCACGGTGGAGGCCGGCGGCCCCGCCCTCACCGCAGCGGCGGCGGCACTCCTGCTCGGGGAGGCCCTGGGCCCGCAGCAGTGGGCCGGGATCGGCCTGATCAGCGTTGCCCTGGTGCTGGTGGCCCGTCAGGGCTCCCCTGCCGCAGTCGGCGCTGCGGGGCCGCCGGCAGCGGCCGGGCTGCTGCTGGCCGCGGCGGCGATGGTCTGCGGCAGTGCCGGCGCCCTTCTGGCCCGGGCGGCCCTCCAGGGCGGTGCGATCAGCCCCTTGGCGGCCACGGGCCTGCGCCTGGCTGCGGCCAGCCTGGTGATGCTGCCCTTGCTGCCCGGCCTGGTGGGCCGCTGGCGACGGCCCGCCGGCGCCTGCGCCCGCAGTACCGGCTCGATGCGCTCCCTCTGGGGGCTGGTGCTGCTGGCCACCCTGCTGGGCACGGTCGGCGGGATCGCCCTGCAACAAGTGGCCCTGAGCCGCCTGCCAGCAGGACTGGCGGTGTCGTTGCTGGCCACGGCGCCGGTGATGGCCGTGCTGCTGGCGCCGCTGGAGGGAGACAGGCCACTGCTGAGCGGCTGGCTGGCGGCCCTGGCTGCCCTGGCCGGGGTGGTGCTGCTGGTGAGCTGA
- the sufR gene encoding iron-sulfur cluster biosynthesis transcriptional regulator SufR, with the protein MNSADTTPSSTREAALALLLRHGESTAAALARRLDVSVQVMRRHLRTLEEEGLVHSSLSAAGPGRPSNQWHLTAQGQGKFPDGSEDFALGLLQSMTESLSEETVNLLLCQQGSQKAQSYRRHVGAGSLKERLERLVDLRRQEGYVAECSPDPDGHSWVIQEFHCSVMRIAEQFPCVCDQELRLIRETFPDCVVERVQWRLEAGHSCGFRLQPAVAS; encoded by the coding sequence ACAGCGCCGACACCACACCCTCCTCCACCCGGGAGGCGGCCCTGGCCCTGCTCCTGCGCCATGGAGAGTCCACGGCAGCGGCACTGGCCCGGCGGCTGGATGTCTCCGTGCAAGTGATGCGGCGCCACCTGCGCACCCTGGAGGAGGAGGGGCTCGTGCACTCCAGCCTCAGTGCCGCCGGTCCTGGGCGCCCGAGCAACCAGTGGCATCTCACCGCCCAGGGGCAGGGCAAGTTTCCAGACGGAAGCGAGGATTTTGCCCTCGGTCTGCTCCAGTCGATGACCGAGTCGCTCTCCGAGGAGACCGTGAACCTGCTGCTCTGCCAGCAGGGAAGTCAGAAAGCCCAGTCGTACCGCCGCCATGTGGGGGCAGGCAGCCTGAAGGAGCGGCTTGAGCGGCTCGTGGACCTGAGGCGGCAGGAGGGCTATGTGGCCGAGTGCAGCCCCGATCCCGATGGCCACTCCTGGGTGATCCAGGAATTCCACTGCTCCGTGATGCGGATCGCCGAGCAGTTTCCCTGCGTCTGTGATCAGGAACTGCGCCTGATCCGCGAAACCTTCCCCGACTGCGTGGTGGAGAGGGTGCAGTGGCGGCTGGAAGCAGGGCACTCCTGCGGGTTCCGGCTCCAGCCCGCCGTCGCCTCCTGA